In Deinococcus puniceus, one genomic interval encodes:
- a CDS encoding DUF11 domain-containing protein, translating to MRKPLVFNTLAALALALSSSAFAAGTPAGTVIQNQAFLEFSPNPGQPPLVIPSLPVETTVLPVCSVSVLPNGTLAAPGQSYSLLPGEGAVLRYVIANTGNTSNTLGLQVVTDAASQFTPGDLSLHIDANGNGIIDANEPAATQITLAADQTADVLVQVTTTSAARGNAFLNLIGSCATNITGTAGERDDNNVARVTVGEPPTLTVTKSFSPPSLNPGQETTVTVTARNTGAGASREVLITDMINTTAMKDFTFIGGSARLLDAQGAALGKVEYTPDGTAWQAAESMPVAGLRGRISSLAPNASAVLTFRLRAPLTEVGTRRNIATLISGDQTVEAPADVTVKYNPEIALGPVGNPRALTGGEGSANDRQVKDVAVLGQEVCFVQTVQNLGDRADTLTITGRLLIGEATFRFTQVGGAPIAEPFQIPALAPQATQDFRVCVTPSKAGAGAEALRLELTAKSSMGAADNLTIDSILTLVDNALKPVKSVDVGDMKLVKPGQDLSYTLTFTNAQSFALTNVVVRDNLNVIQVLDAAGKLTRTDTLEFVSADNGGVLESTEAVWRFPSVAAGQTLTLNLKTRVPATSPDGSSVVNVFTVASSEIPAPVPSNPITNPVFDPANLTLVKSSTPALVSFGQEITYTFTVTNKSAAANLTLIEVVDNLPTGLVYVEGSSTLDGAAITPTVSGRTYTWQIPGLAAGQVAEVRFRALVTPEAGTEIRNSAVATAISPGGVPTAPTPPSSTVTKITPESIFGRNTADIVGYVFLDRNRDGIYNKGSDVPHPNARVILANGRIALTDVEGRYRFGNVMEGTVAVRLDPNSVIPQNLSIPQDAGLSGSRLVYVRNLTSIDFPLAPDGGDIAVIRDTTLRVKGGLPEAQNSFMVRKQVFTTEEAGVYRVQLILSASANLPAFSLTDPLPADAALLDGQNVLNFDTLPSGERAVTYRFRWAGDSKGAVTDPTASWRY from the coding sequence GTGCGAAAACCCCTTGTGTTCAATACGCTGGCAGCCTTGGCGCTGGCCCTCTCCAGTTCTGCGTTTGCTGCAGGCACACCCGCCGGAACCGTGATTCAGAACCAAGCGTTCCTTGAATTCTCGCCCAACCCTGGCCAGCCCCCGCTGGTGATTCCGTCTCTTCCAGTCGAAACCACCGTGCTGCCCGTCTGCTCGGTCAGTGTGCTGCCCAACGGCACGCTCGCCGCGCCCGGCCAAAGCTACAGCCTGCTGCCCGGAGAGGGCGCGGTGCTGCGCTACGTGATTGCCAACACGGGCAACACCAGCAACACGCTGGGGCTGCAAGTGGTCACCGACGCCGCCTCGCAGTTCACGCCCGGCGACCTGAGCCTGCACATCGACGCGAACGGCAACGGCATCATCGACGCCAACGAACCCGCCGCCACGCAGATCACGCTGGCCGCCGACCAGACCGCCGACGTGCTGGTGCAGGTCACCACGACCTCCGCCGCACGTGGCAACGCCTTCCTGAACCTGATCGGCTCTTGCGCCACCAACATCACGGGGACGGCAGGCGAGCGCGACGACAACAATGTGGCCCGCGTGACCGTTGGCGAGCCGCCCACCCTGACCGTCACCAAATCCTTCTCGCCCCCCAGCCTGAACCCCGGCCAAGAAACCACCGTGACCGTCACGGCCCGCAACACGGGTGCAGGCGCTTCCCGCGAAGTGCTGATCACCGACATGATCAACACCACCGCCATGAAGGACTTCACCTTTATCGGTGGCAGCGCCCGCCTCCTCGACGCGCAAGGTGCGGCCCTCGGCAAAGTGGAATACACGCCCGACGGCACCGCGTGGCAGGCTGCCGAGTCCATGCCTGTGGCGGGTTTGCGGGGCCGGATCTCCAGCCTCGCGCCCAACGCCAGCGCCGTGCTGACCTTCCGCCTGCGTGCGCCCCTGACCGAAGTGGGCACGCGCCGCAACATCGCCACGCTCATCAGCGGCGACCAGACCGTAGAAGCCCCTGCCGACGTGACCGTGAAGTACAACCCCGAAATTGCGCTGGGGCCAGTGGGCAACCCGCGTGCGCTCACGGGCGGCGAAGGGAGCGCCAATGACCGCCAAGTGAAAGACGTGGCCGTGTTGGGTCAGGAAGTCTGCTTCGTTCAGACCGTGCAAAACCTCGGTGACCGTGCCGACACGCTGACCATCACGGGCCGCCTGCTGATCGGGGAAGCCACGTTCCGCTTTACTCAAGTGGGCGGCGCACCGATTGCCGAGCCGTTCCAGATTCCGGCCCTCGCGCCGCAAGCCACCCAAGATTTCCGGGTGTGCGTGACGCCCAGCAAAGCGGGTGCCGGTGCCGAAGCCTTGCGCCTCGAACTGACCGCCAAGAGCAGCATGGGAGCCGCCGACAACCTCACCATCGACAGCATTCTGACGCTGGTCGACAATGCCCTGAAGCCCGTGAAATCGGTGGACGTGGGCGACATGAAACTGGTGAAGCCGGGCCAAGACCTGAGCTACACCCTGACCTTCACCAACGCCCAGAGCTTTGCCCTGACCAACGTGGTCGTGCGCGACAACCTGAACGTGATTCAGGTGCTGGACGCCGCAGGCAAGCTGACCCGCACCGACACGCTGGAATTCGTGAGTGCCGATAACGGCGGCGTGCTGGAAAGCACCGAAGCCGTGTGGCGCTTCCCCAGTGTGGCGGCGGGCCAGACCCTCACCCTGAACCTCAAGACCCGTGTGCCTGCCACCAGCCCCGACGGCTCCAGCGTCGTGAACGTGTTCACCGTCGCCAGCAGCGAGATTCCTGCGCCCGTGCCCTCCAACCCCATCACGAACCCCGTGTTCGACCCGGCCAACCTGACGCTCGTCAAGAGCAGCACGCCCGCGCTGGTGTCGTTCGGTCAAGAAATCACCTACACCTTTACCGTGACCAACAAGAGCGCCGCTGCCAACCTGACCCTGATCGAAGTGGTGGACAACCTGCCCACCGGTCTGGTGTACGTGGAAGGCAGCAGCACGCTGGACGGCGCGGCCATCACGCCCACTGTGTCCGGCCGCACCTACACCTGGCAGATTCCTGGCCTCGCTGCGGGACAAGTGGCCGAAGTCCGGTTCCGCGCCCTCGTGACCCCCGAAGCAGGCACCGAAATTCGCAACAGCGCGGTCGCCACTGCCATCTCACCCGGCGGCGTTCCTACCGCACCCACCCCTCCCAGCAGCACCGTGACCAAAATTACCCCCGAAAGCATCTTCGGACGCAACACCGCCGACATCGTGGGCTACGTCTTCCTTGACCGCAACCGCGACGGCATCTACAACAAAGGCTCGGACGTGCCTCACCCCAACGCCCGCGTGATCTTGGCCAACGGACGCATCGCCCTGACGGATGTCGAAGGCCGTTACCGCTTCGGCAACGTCATGGAAGGGACGGTGGCTGTGCGCCTCGACCCCAACAGCGTCATCCCCCAGAACCTCAGCATTCCGCAAGATGCAGGCCTTTCCGGCAGCCGCCTGGTGTACGTGCGAAACCTGACCAGCATCGACTTCCCCCTGGCCCCCGACGGCGGCGACATCGCCGTGATCCGCGACACCACCCTGCGCGTGAAAGGTGGCCTGCCCGAAGCCCAGAACAGCTTCATGGTTCGCAAGCAAGTCTTTACCACCGAAGAAGCGGGGGTGTACCGCGTCCAGCTGATCTTGTCGGCCAGCGCAAACCTCCCCGCCTTTAGCCTCACCGATCCATTGCCCGCCGACGCTGCGCTGCTTGACGGCCAGAACGTCCTGAATTTCGACACGCTTCCCAGTGGAGAACGTGCGGTCACGTACCGCTTCCGCTGGGCTGGCGATTCCAAAGGTGCCGTCACCGACCCGACGGCCAGCTGGAGGTACTGA
- a CDS encoding TonB-dependent receptor — protein sequence MKRALTTLTAALLSTAVAQEIATSLPLTSVGNKLMWTVGDQDLKLVVGLGSRVQLDVYGAQFDPQDYRSDDYFGDENYSTERPKAPVASTFTLIDASGAVVKEQNFGVGAQDWQTFLNADLPAGDYTLRVRTEGNGKNTFAFRLNSISAAIEAKHLNVTIRSNDWVPALNVVNPGGELGIRMYDGDGAGELEAELRDAAGNVYPQKVSGQLEWDDIKVPAEKGNYTLYLRQPANTFQYSNSVGFELSTGPIKVVVADTTGRLEVLAELILPDEVLPTQATVTVGDQSYNVNGSVGPLTVPAKDYPVTVAPIKGAVVTVDKETVTVVKKETAQVKVQVKPDVALSFTADKPEVCVGDVVTFTARATTEFERQTLPAQLRVKLPAGFTAAGETTATARVDAANPGVLTFEAKADAAGSGDFTATLLPWNKTQALGVKVLPTATQIELRRAALAPTLAGEVVTVSLTVKNTSGVDAPYTLTDAPGETLEALDPVVFSGTLKPGEEQTLTYRARVRGDAGAEGQLNATLTSNCASSQTVGGVLGVQTPPPVVVAPTPVVSVARESTVRIPFDAPKAATQIVVAHQPPADSVYVPGTSTLSGKTIADPQTGPSGKFYWTTPGAASGVLTYRVTHEGNLPALASPTLIGKYAKDRLEVLVGDGQLDDLNTLTSIAQSAAAVKENDGAVKLPLEGAVFRDRDRITIAVQGDVTDKALPSVNGVPVEAATLGKTVVDASGTSQRQEYFGIPLRTGENTITYGGQSVKVFLSGSPVVAQFTPQQLVADGTTPLRVGIRLTDAAGITTASSNVTVQVDLEVTQGDSQPRVGSYQVKLTDGVGVLELEPLSAPTSFTVRLLLGEKVISRSFEAVPSKTRVGIGMVSIGAMLQQGGDLGGTIASEARAHGYLETPIGDGKLYVTASGAVTGQGATFTRDLGVKLPTSANPLERYPNYGDSSSEQIPLQGIDPIAARYEHPAFNVQYRQSAVPVDVFNVGVTPTALSGFTRSNPQVSGFAALLPADLVTKTFAANGTRILSLGSSDLQPDSETVELITLDRLTGAEQIQTLRRMTDYTVDPVAGVLSFQRPMNLVDERGNEVRVRVSYRLNDPLGERQLAWGVQAGARLGEHLKVGAAVVQMDSVTSVGARAQYDDGTSRADVLAAYAGSGLLLNGTASAQTDRFSASGSVRLQGDGYTGLNSVKPGLAVAADATYKLTDNFGVNARGTYHRDADTNGDPTDDATGGTADLRGLYTFAPFTLGAGIRAGIGDQQGFGVVGSVGYARNGTSVTLDHAQGLSGDLPTITTLKASVPVLENVTAEAQDVYTWGVGHRASVGLKAKLGMTNLAVNYDLPTADGAGNRARFGADTAFPLSDKLSLGLNGSYVMDLAGDEDGWNAGASLRFKEDRLSATLGGDLSNTGDGFRAVLKGGATYSLNDEWTVSADGTRVFAETAAESGTAFAVSGALRASQWQGLAYLRYKDGVLSGGKPEVIAEANLEYHVPKYAVRGGLAARSLLDTPGSLTYQASASGTYYVTDRLGLGLAARALVQPATSYSALSVGVEGSYRALPGTWVTLGYNPLGFQGIGTNIYTRQGAYLRLDLMLDDGQPNGVAVGNAAPVGGQPALPDAYAPTQPVVKEP from the coding sequence GTGAAACGCGCTCTGACAACCCTGACGGCGGCGCTGCTGAGTACAGCCGTCGCACAAGAAATCGCAACTTCTCTTCCCCTGACCAGCGTCGGCAACAAGCTGATGTGGACGGTGGGCGACCAAGACCTGAAACTGGTGGTGGGCCTCGGCTCCCGCGTTCAGCTCGACGTGTACGGCGCACAGTTCGACCCGCAGGACTACCGCAGCGACGATTACTTCGGCGATGAAAACTACTCGACTGAGCGGCCCAAAGCCCCGGTGGCCAGCACCTTTACCCTGATCGATGCCAGCGGCGCAGTCGTCAAAGAGCAGAACTTCGGCGTGGGCGCACAGGACTGGCAGACGTTCCTGAATGCCGATCTGCCCGCCGGAGATTACACGCTGCGGGTTCGTACCGAGGGCAACGGCAAAAATACCTTCGCCTTCCGGCTGAACTCCATCAGCGCGGCCATCGAAGCCAAGCACCTGAACGTCACCATCCGCTCGAACGACTGGGTGCCTGCGCTGAACGTGGTCAACCCCGGCGGCGAACTGGGCATCCGCATGTACGACGGCGACGGTGCGGGCGAGCTGGAAGCCGAACTGCGCGACGCGGCGGGCAACGTCTACCCCCAGAAGGTCAGCGGCCAGCTGGAGTGGGACGACATCAAGGTGCCTGCCGAAAAGGGCAACTACACCCTGTACCTGCGCCAGCCCGCCAACACCTTCCAGTATTCCAACTCGGTGGGCTTCGAACTCAGCACCGGCCCGATCAAAGTCGTGGTGGCCGATACCACCGGACGCCTGGAAGTGCTGGCCGAACTGATCTTGCCCGACGAAGTGTTGCCCACGCAGGCCACCGTGACGGTAGGCGACCAGAGCTACAACGTGAACGGCTCGGTTGGCCCGCTGACCGTGCCCGCCAAGGACTACCCCGTTACGGTAGCGCCGATCAAGGGCGCAGTCGTCACCGTCGACAAAGAAACCGTCACGGTGGTCAAGAAAGAAACGGCTCAGGTGAAGGTGCAGGTCAAGCCCGACGTGGCGCTGTCCTTTACCGCCGACAAACCCGAAGTCTGTGTGGGCGACGTGGTGACCTTCACGGCCCGCGCCACCACCGAATTCGAGCGCCAGACCCTGCCCGCCCAGTTGCGCGTGAAGTTGCCCGCAGGCTTTACCGCCGCCGGAGAAACCACCGCCACCGCCCGTGTAGATGCCGCCAACCCCGGCGTTCTCACCTTCGAGGCCAAAGCCGACGCGGCAGGCAGTGGAGACTTTACCGCGACCCTGTTGCCGTGGAACAAAACGCAGGCCCTCGGCGTCAAGGTGCTGCCCACCGCCACGCAAATCGAGCTTCGGCGTGCGGCGTTGGCTCCCACTTTGGCCGGAGAAGTGGTCACGGTCAGCCTGACGGTGAAGAACACCAGCGGCGTGGACGCGCCCTACACCCTTACCGACGCTCCCGGCGAAACGCTGGAAGCCCTCGATCCGGTGGTCTTTAGCGGCACGCTGAAACCCGGCGAAGAGCAGACCCTGACCTACCGCGCCCGCGTGCGTGGCGACGCCGGAGCCGAAGGCCAATTGAATGCCACCCTGACCAGCAACTGCGCCAGCAGCCAAACTGTCGGCGGCGTGCTGGGTGTCCAGACACCGCCCCCGGTGGTGGTGGCTCCTACGCCTGTGGTGTCGGTGGCCCGCGAAAGCACCGTGCGGATTCCCTTTGACGCACCCAAAGCGGCCACCCAGATTGTCGTGGCGCACCAGCCGCCCGCCGACTCGGTGTATGTGCCCGGCACCAGCACCCTGAGCGGCAAAACCATTGCCGATCCGCAGACCGGCCCCAGCGGCAAGTTCTACTGGACGACCCCCGGTGCGGCCAGCGGCGTGCTGACCTACCGCGTCACGCATGAGGGCAACCTGCCTGCCCTCGCCAGCCCCACCCTGATCGGCAAGTACGCCAAAGACCGCCTCGAAGTGTTGGTCGGAGACGGCCAACTCGATGACCTGAATACCCTGACTTCCATTGCCCAGAGTGCGGCAGCTGTGAAGGAAAACGACGGCGCGGTGAAGTTGCCCCTTGAAGGCGCAGTCTTCCGTGACCGTGACCGGATTACGATTGCCGTGCAGGGCGACGTGACCGACAAGGCCCTGCCCAGCGTCAACGGCGTCCCTGTGGAGGCGGCCACCCTCGGCAAAACTGTCGTGGACGCTTCGGGCACCAGCCAGCGTCAGGAATACTTCGGCATTCCGCTGCGCACCGGCGAAAACACCATTACCTACGGCGGCCAGAGCGTCAAGGTGTTCCTGTCGGGCAGCCCGGTGGTGGCGCAGTTTACGCCCCAGCAACTCGTGGCCGACGGCACTACGCCTCTACGTGTGGGCATCCGCCTCACCGATGCCGCCGGAATCACCACCGCCAGCTCCAACGTGACCGTGCAGGTCGACCTCGAAGTGACGCAGGGCGACAGCCAGCCGCGTGTCGGCTCCTATCAGGTCAAACTGACCGACGGCGTGGGCGTGCTGGAACTCGAACCCCTCAGCGCCCCCACCAGCTTCACGGTGCGCCTGCTGCTCGGAGAAAAAGTCATCAGCCGCTCGTTTGAAGCGGTGCCCAGCAAGACCCGCGTCGGCATCGGTATGGTCAGCATAGGCGCGATGTTGCAGCAGGGCGGCGACCTCGGCGGCACCATTGCCAGCGAAGCCCGCGCTCACGGCTACTTGGAGACCCCCATTGGCGACGGCAAGTTGTACGTGACCGCCAGCGGCGCGGTGACCGGGCAGGGCGCGACCTTCACCCGTGACCTCGGCGTGAAGTTGCCCACCAGCGCCAATCCGCTGGAGCGTTATCCCAACTACGGCGATTCCTCCAGCGAGCAGATTCCGTTGCAGGGCATCGACCCCATCGCGGCCCGCTACGAGCACCCAGCCTTCAATGTGCAGTACCGCCAATCCGCTGTGCCCGTCGATGTGTTCAATGTCGGCGTCACGCCCACCGCTCTCAGCGGCTTTACCCGCAGCAATCCGCAGGTGTCGGGCTTCGCGGCCCTGCTCCCCGCCGATCTGGTCACCAAAACATTCGCGGCCAACGGCACCCGCATCCTGAGCCTCGGCAGCAGCGACCTGCAACCCGACAGCGAAACGGTGGAACTCATCACCCTTGACCGCCTGACCGGAGCCGAGCAGATTCAGACCCTGCGGCGCATGACCGATTACACCGTTGATCCGGTGGCAGGCGTGCTGTCGTTCCAGCGCCCAATGAACCTCGTCGATGAGCGCGGCAACGAAGTGCGTGTGCGCGTGTCTTACCGCCTGAACGATCCTCTCGGCGAGCGCCAGTTGGCGTGGGGTGTGCAAGCCGGAGCACGTTTGGGCGAGCACCTGAAAGTCGGGGCCGCCGTGGTTCAGATGGACAGCGTGACCTCGGTGGGAGCGCGTGCCCAGTACGACGACGGCACCAGCCGCGCCGACGTGTTGGCCGCTTACGCCGGATCGGGCCTGCTCCTGAACGGCACCGCCAGCGCCCAAACCGACCGCTTCAGCGCCAGCGGCAGCGTCCGTCTTCAGGGAGACGGCTACACCGGCCTGAACAGCGTCAAACCCGGCTTGGCTGTGGCCGCCGACGCCACCTACAAACTCACCGACAACTTTGGCGTGAACGCACGCGGCACCTACCACCGCGACGCCGACACCAATGGCGATCCCACCGACGATGCCACTGGCGGCACTGCCGACCTGCGCGGCCTGTACACCTTCGCCCCGTTTACGCTGGGTGCGGGCATCCGGGCAGGCATCGGCGATCAGCAGGGCTTCGGCGTGGTTGGCAGCGTGGGGTATGCACGCAACGGCACCAGCGTGACTCTCGATCATGCACAGGGCCTCAGCGGCGACCTGCCGACGATTACTACCCTGAAGGCCAGCGTGCCTGTGCTGGAAAATGTGACGGCAGAAGCTCAGGACGTGTACACGTGGGGCGTCGGCCACCGCGCCTCGGTGGGCCTGAAAGCCAAATTGGGTATGACCAATCTGGCCGTGAACTACGACCTGCCTACCGCCGACGGCGCAGGCAACCGCGCCCGCTTCGGCGCAGACACCGCTTTCCCCCTCTCCGACAAGCTGTCGCTGGGGCTGAACGGCAGCTACGTGATGGACTTGGCGGGCGACGAAGACGGCTGGAATGCCGGGGCCAGCCTGCGCTTCAAGGAAGATCGTCTGAGCGCCACGCTCGGCGGCGACCTGAGCAACACCGGCGACGGATTCCGCGCTGTCCTGAAGGGCGGAGCCACCTACAGCCTGAACGACGAATGGACGGTCAGCGCCGACGGCACCCGCGTCTTTGCCGAGACCGCTGCCGAAAGTGGCACCGCGTTTGCCGTGTCGGGGGCGCTACGGGCCAGCCAGTGGCAAGGCCTCGCCTACCTGCGCTACAAAGACGGCGTGCTGTCGGGCGGCAAACCCGAAGTGATCGCCGAAGCCAACCTTGAGTACCATGTGCCCAAATACGCCGTGCGCGGTGGTCTGGCGGCCCGTTCGCTGCTCGATACGCCCGGCAGCCTCACCTATCAGGCGTCGGCCAGCGGCACGTATTACGTCACAGACCGTTTGGGTCTGGGCCTCGCCGCCCGCGCCCTCGTGCAGCCTGCCACCAGCTACAGCGCCCTCAGCGTGGGTGTAGAAGGCAGCTACCGCGCCCTGCCGGGAACTTGGGTCACGTTGGGCTACAACCCGCTGGGCTTTCAGGGCATCGGCACCAACATCTACACCCGTCAGGGCGCGTATCTCCGCCTTGACCTGATGCTCGATGATGGACAACCCAACGGCGTGGCTGTGGGCAATGCAGCCCCAGTTGGCGGCCAACCCGCCCTGCCTGACGCTTACGCACCCACGCAGCCTGTGGTCAAGGAGCCTTGA
- a CDS encoding SdrD B-like domain-containing protein — MKLNWLPAVYRPTLSPRLALRLALLAPLVGGVASAQSMCQANGGTLEITNLVTNESRGTFGTLGAFYRDLEPANRPGAPYQFSSTTQFDSFGRPGVLVLNQKYTVTSTFGSGARLNSYGPWQAYPGHTTGSADDAYLAVNGAVSQATFLRQPVTLKPNTTYEVGLWGRSPHAANSIYGGPGGSAQLAITVDGLATGTTTDLLRGEDWERGSVIFNSGNTTSSTVFYKNISTADEGNDFYVDDVYLQECVLPSGSMTGTVYQDSNANGVQDNGEPGIAGVTMKETDRNGSTSTVVTDSNGRYTFSNLPVLNNAYRTDVVASSAPLQGLIATTPTSTTGVNVVANSTVPGGNYGYKPPNTQTDLAVYKYVDLNHPDFPSRDPAISQYYRGDTVAYYYEAFNNGPNAADGAKLVDAPRQAGQLSYLTWTCTASGGAQCPAASGTGAPNLTLPKFPSGGKVVVRYFAVVNVIVSQLYNTVTITPPVTVIDTNPANNSDTVYICAHLIPDLTLTKTSNGPWTVLQPGATYTLTVTNKGTASTGGALITVEDLLPVGIGAAFPSGFSPAPGWTCTYQGEAEQGKGVGLNPFEAQRVLCTSSVSIAVNGVVNLTLPVNVTPNATATVFNRASVGKSNDPDPRPKAELCNKTSYPCAVDTTTVSPRPLPPVATCPVGTPVNLLASPLEAYVFLDNVTSETPATLIANAAAYTVPTTGSFIVDGSYFFNNGVALNNAASLPSTLQLVINGTVYATFLTEAGYSGRASVTAQNGATLVGGTATTALQLNRTSTTNIWVQLPASVTSITDAKVIFKSTSPGTEASDDYSFSVKSIYGCFAPNPKATVTKTAQNITANGPVGITGTGKPGEVLEYCITTTNTGNIGLGKLGFGDNVPANTAFKLGAYGAGRDIRVTYPAPLAEAFLTAAADADLGVLAAGRVTVNPSNFVLAPGKAYTVCFRATIG, encoded by the coding sequence ATGAAACTGAATTGGTTGCCTGCTGTGTATAGGCCAACATTATCCCCGCGCCTGGCCCTGCGCCTCGCACTTCTCGCGCCTCTGGTGGGCGGCGTGGCCTCTGCCCAATCAATGTGTCAGGCCAACGGCGGCACTCTGGAAATAACCAACCTCGTGACCAATGAAAGTCGGGGAACCTTCGGAACCTTGGGGGCTTTCTACCGTGATCTAGAGCCTGCGAATCGGCCTGGAGCGCCTTATCAGTTCAGCAGCACCACGCAATTCGACTCTTTTGGCAGACCCGGCGTTCTGGTGCTCAATCAGAAATATACAGTGACTTCCACCTTCGGCAGTGGGGCCAGATTAAATTCCTATGGCCCTTGGCAGGCCTATCCCGGCCATACCACGGGCAGCGCCGATGACGCCTATCTGGCCGTCAACGGAGCAGTCTCGCAGGCGACCTTTTTGCGGCAGCCCGTAACGCTGAAGCCCAACACCACCTACGAAGTCGGGTTGTGGGGCCGTTCTCCCCACGCCGCCAACTCTATCTACGGTGGGCCGGGCGGGAGTGCGCAGCTTGCTATTACCGTCGATGGTTTGGCCACAGGCACAACCACCGATCTGCTGCGAGGCGAAGATTGGGAACGCGGCTCCGTCATTTTCAACTCCGGTAACACCACCAGTAGTACGGTGTTCTACAAAAACATTTCGACCGCCGATGAAGGAAACGACTTTTACGTCGATGACGTGTACTTGCAGGAGTGTGTGCTGCCTTCAGGTTCCATGACGGGTACGGTGTACCAAGATAGCAACGCAAACGGCGTGCAGGACAATGGCGAACCGGGTATCGCAGGCGTGACCATGAAGGAAACAGACCGCAACGGCTCCACGTCGACGGTGGTCACGGACAGCAACGGCAGGTACACCTTTTCCAACCTGCCCGTTCTCAACAACGCTTACAGAACTGACGTGGTGGCAAGCTCGGCACCGCTTCAGGGCCTGATCGCGACCACCCCAACCTCCACAACGGGCGTCAATGTGGTGGCCAACAGCACCGTACCGGGTGGCAATTACGGCTATAAGCCCCCCAACACCCAGACCGACCTCGCGGTGTACAAGTACGTTGATCTCAATCACCCCGACTTTCCCAGCCGGGATCCCGCTATCAGCCAGTACTACCGGGGCGACACGGTGGCCTATTACTACGAGGCGTTCAACAACGGCCCGAACGCTGCCGATGGAGCGAAGCTGGTAGATGCCCCACGTCAGGCAGGCCAACTGAGCTACTTGACTTGGACGTGTACGGCCAGTGGCGGCGCGCAGTGCCCCGCCGCCAGTGGTACAGGCGCGCCCAACCTGACCTTGCCCAAATTTCCATCGGGCGGCAAAGTGGTCGTGCGCTACTTCGCGGTAGTCAATGTGATTGTGAGCCAGCTCTACAACACAGTGACCATCACCCCGCCAGTCACGGTTATAGACACCAATCCCGCCAACAACAGCGATACGGTATACATCTGCGCCCACCTGATTCCCGACCTCACACTCACCAAGACCAGCAACGGCCCTTGGACGGTCTTGCAGCCCGGCGCGACCTACACCCTCACGGTGACCAATAAAGGCACGGCCAGTACAGGCGGCGCACTGATTACGGTAGAAGATCTCCTGCCTGTGGGCATTGGCGCGGCCTTTCCCAGCGGGTTTTCTCCTGCACCGGGCTGGACGTGTACGTACCAAGGTGAAGCCGAGCAAGGCAAGGGCGTTGGTCTGAATCCCTTCGAGGCCCAGCGGGTGCTGTGTACCAGCAGCGTGTCTATTGCCGTGAACGGTGTCGTGAACCTGACCTTGCCCGTCAACGTAACGCCCAATGCCACAGCCACCGTGTTCAACCGCGCTAGCGTGGGTAAAAGTAACGACCCGGATCCCCGCCCTAAAGCCGAACTGTGTAATAAGACGTCTTACCCCTGTGCCGTAGACACCACCACCGTCAGCCCCCGCCCCTTGCCTCCTGTCGCTACTTGCCCGGTGGGTACTCCGGTCAATCTGCTGGCCTCTCCTCTGGAAGCCTACGTGTTCCTCGATAACGTGACCAGCGAAACACCCGCCACCTTGATCGCCAATGCAGCGGCGTACACCGTTCCTACTACGGGCAGCTTCATCGTAGACGGCAGCTATTTCTTCAACAACGGCGTTGCGCTGAACAACGCTGCCAGCCTGCCCAGCACCCTACAACTCGTGATCAACGGCACCGTGTACGCCACCTTCCTCACCGAGGCGGGCTACAGTGGCCGGGCCAGCGTCACGGCCCAAAATGGAGCGACGTTGGTGGGCGGCACTGCCACGACTGCCCTGCAACTGAACCGCACCAGCACGACAAACATCTGGGTGCAGTTGCCCGCCAGCGTGACCAGCATCACCGATGCAAAAGTGATCTTCAAATCCACCAGCCCCGGCACCGAAGCCAGCGACGACTACTCCTTCAGCGTCAAATCGATTTACGGCTGCTTTGCGCCCAATCCTAAAGCCACCGTCACCAAGACCGCGCAGAACATCACTGCCAACGGGCCTGTGGGAATCACCGGCACCGGCAAGCCCGGCGAAGTGTTGGAATACTGCATCACCACGACCAATACGGGTAATATCGGCCTCGGCAAACTCGGCTTCGGCGACAACGTGCCCGCAAACACCGCCTTCAAGCTTGGTGCCTACGGCGCAGGCAGAGACATCCGTGTCACCTACCCGGCCCCCCTAGCCGAGGCTTTCCTGACTGCCGCCGCCGACGCCGATTTGGGTGTCTTGGCTGCCGGACGGGTCACGGTGAACCCAAGCAACTTTGTGCTGGCTCCGGGCAAGGCTTACACCGTCTGCTTCCGCGCCACCATCGGCTAA